A single genomic interval of Schistocerca americana isolate TAMUIC-IGC-003095 chromosome 2, iqSchAmer2.1, whole genome shotgun sequence harbors:
- the LOC124595785 gene encoding vegetative cell wall protein gp1-like, which yields MIKLVTVVVVLAAAASAQFPPGPAPGPLGPGPAPGPWGPAPVPHLPPPPPPPRPQVPAPGPGPSAITSDSTSQIHSPWAVSSWHRSQTIIRPQPIPVGLVTE from the exons ATGATCAAGCTG GTGACCGTAGTTGTGgtgctggcggcggcggcgagcgcgcAGTTCCCCCCGGGCCCCGCCCCCGGACCTCTGGGCCCAGGTCCCGCTCCCGGCCCCTGGGGGCCCGCCCCTGTGCCGCATCTTCCGCCTCCACCGCCTCCCCCACGCCCCCAGGTGCCTGCCCCCGGGCCCGGCCCCAGCGCCATCACCAGTGACTCCACCTCGCAGATCCACTCGCCGTGGGCCGTCTCGAGCTGGCACCGCAGCCAGACCATCATCCGCCCCCAGCCCATCCCAGTGGGCCTCGTCACCGAGTGA